The window CAGAACATATACAGTTTTCTTTTTGAAGAGTATGAATGGAAGTTTCGTGGAAATGAGTTTCAGgtcaaacaaaattaaacaataaaaaaggTTTTGTAAAACTAAATGAGTAATTTGGGAGAGTTGGTGGAAGGGAATCTCTAGATCGTTCATAGGGAACCGTAATTTAGGGTCCCTTGGGATCTCtatcaaacataaaaaattagaaacagTATACTATAGTCGAATCTCTTTTACTTTTTTCGTAAATAGCAAGAAAGACGCTTCAGTGTCATCACAGTCACTTGACACACTACTGATGGTGATCATCAAGACACGTTGTATTAAAGGACAACAATGGGTTCACGTGTTTTGTCGTTTTCAGCGATGGTGGATCACTCATTATAGTACACCTGGATTCTCTTCACCTAATATCTCCGTTGTCTCTTTTCACTTCGACCCCATTATTTCATATAATTTCTTCATGAGATTCAGAGTTATTTTTTTAGAGGTGAATCTTGTTCACTACATTTAATCACATATGTTCTGCTTCAGCAATCAGCACCGTAAACATTAACTTCTGATATCAGTTGTCGAAAAAGGCGTTGCGGTATCCATGTGAATGGTACCATgctgattttaaattttatttaaaacgttTATGGCTGAGTTTGGATCATTAATTATCTGTTCTTTTGGTTGAtattaaataatgaaaatatatgAACATACAAGCATCCCAATATGTGTGTATGTGTAACTGTATAAAagcatataaataaaatcagtTGTTCGTGTCAATCAAAGGATTTATTCGAGGCACATAGCTAACCAAATATACATGGACAATATATAGGACTCGATCACCATTTGGGAACAAAACATCACTCAACGCTCTTAATCCTCATACTCTCATGCATGGATTAATATGCGTTTTCTACTTCAAGATGGGTATGTTCTTACTTTTGATTTTGACTTTTAATTCTCAAAAAGTAAAGATGATTAATAAAGAAAAAGTAATTCATAGACCCTTGGAGCCAGGGAGGTCAATCCACTGAAGCTGAGCCTCGACCTCTCCACATTCAACGTGACGTAATCTGAGAACGAGATCCTGAACGAGCTTACCGTCGACCCAAGTGACTTTAGACTCCTCAGCTAGACAGTTGCGACGACATGGCTGAACCGTGGTGACAATGGTTCCACTAGGAAGACCGTCAAGGTGCATCTTTAAAGCCTCAATATACGGCTTTATCTCGAACTCTGCATCGCCCATCTTGTCGTCCTTGCTAAACATGTCGTGGTCGTACACCGTCTATATACAAAACATATTACACATATGGtccataataataaaattttaaaatatgatttatatgaaaaaacataCCAAGAGGACGGTAAGAGTGGGGTCTGTGACGGAGAGAGTCAGATCTTCATTCCATTCTGGATTAACGTCTTTGTTGATAACACGAGTCTTCAATTTCTGcaaccaaagaaaaaacaattaagTTAAATATTTGCACGTATGAATATTTGTGATACTGTAATATCAGATGACCTGTTTGCCCATTTTGACAACGACGTAAGGGTCGCTGCTATTGATGTCACGGACGGCGAGGTTGACGCCTCGTTTGATGCGGATTCTAAGGAGTCCCAAGAGATTGTTCATTAGTGAGCCTGTCGTGGTCATTTCCCTTTGattaattttctatatattgctCACTCTCTACGAATCTTTTATCAAAGCTTCCACTGCAACACAAATGtttcgttttatttttattttttatttgttttctctcCTCCTCTTAGCTCTGTGTTTCTCTTAGAGCGAAGCGTTTGCGAGGGAGGAGATAACGTGCGCTGAAAGAAATGGATACAGACGATGTATATTAAAGGGATGACCTAACTTCACATTGATTAGAAGACGACCGTGAGTTTCGGTATCCGTTGTTTAGGATGAACGTTAGTTATGGGAATCCAATTTTAGTGGACGCTAAAACTCCGTTACAACGGTAATATTTTGATTCCATTTTCGGCCAAGACTCTCGCAAAGTGTATCTAAATAAAATGCCTAAATATGCGAGGATTGTAACAAAATTGGCTATACTCTTTTGGATACATTTTTAAGGAACATACGTTTGCACAATGAACGCTTGAGTTAGGGACAAGCTTTCACTGGAATACCTTTCGCAGTCTCTCAGCTGATAGAGACGCTCGCTTGTTGTTTGGTTCCAACACCAGTGCGTGTCTGAAATCTGCAcagtttaccaaaaaataaataatattttacctATTATTAAGACGAAAATAGTTTAGATCTTGGTTCTTTAAAGCTTACCGTCCATGGCTTCCTTGTACTCGCCTAACATTTCCCTTGCGGTTCCTCTTCGTAAATAGGCTTTCACATTCTGAACAAAAAGAAGGAAACATTCTGTTGAGGTTCAAGGCAAAGAGTGTTATTACAAGCTAGCTCCAGTGTTTAAAGAAAGTTACCTTCTTGTCGAGAGTGATGGCTTTGGTACAGTCTTCTTCGGCTAGAAGAAAGCTGTAATGTATAGGGTTTTATCAAGCCAATGTCACACAAAAACATCTCATACTTGGAATGGTTTTTAATAGCAGAGAAATAAACTACCTTCCAATTTCAAGATATGCAGCAGCTCTGTTACTGTAATAAGTAGCATTGTTTTCACTCAGCTTAATAGCTTCTGAGTATAGACCAATAGCTTTCTGCCACTGTTTCTCTTTAAATGCTTGGTTACCCTGTGGAACAAAGAAATAACACATGAGACCCACACCAGACGAAGAAGGACAATGCCTTTTTGAAAAAATGAGACCCAGCATTGAGAAATTAATAGACCTTCTCTTTGGCAATTTCAGCTGACTCTTCTTGGCTGATAGTCTTTTTAGATGATTTGGGATCGGCAACAATACTGGAGTTCTCTTGCAAAGACGCATACATCGTCTGCACTGTATCTAGTAAAAAGCGGTCACCACCATGTCTTGCTATGAAAGAAACTGAAACAGGGCACTTCTCGTGGTGTCCCAGCGGCACAGTCACCTGAATTATCAGAACCAATAAATGTTCAAAGACAAATAATGTCTGAATTGTGTTTGCTAATGCTGTCTGGCAAGTGATCGCTTTGCTATTTGAGGGCACAAAGGAACAGTGAAGAGAGTGAGATCTAACCTGACAACAGCCCGATATGCTAGCAATGCTAAGTAGACTGGAAGCTCGGTTTTGATAGTCTTCGGAGATTATCTCTTTGCTTCCAAGTTTTGGAGGAAGAGTTGGCATTGTTGGGATAACCAGAACGCCATCATCCTTGAACCATGGAAACAAACACACTTAAGCTTAGTCAAGTCACTCTTAACGAAAGTTGCTCAAGTTGTGGAGATAGCATGGAAAGAGCATGAATACCTTGAGAAGTGAATTAATAGCCACTCGTGTCTGGTTTCTAATTGTATTCAGATTCTCAATTTCTTCATTGGTTAGTTCTGCGTTGTCACACACTTGTGAAGAAATCACAGGACCAATAGCTGGCTTCACTGTATTGATCCAATCCCCATGGTTTTGAAGAAACTCATGCCTACAATACAAGCCAAGATCGTTTTTAAGAGTTCAGAGTCGAGATTCTCTCATCCTCTGATGGTGAATAAACGACAGGCACACCTTTGAAGAAGCTGCATGACATTTGCTAGTAGCCTCGATGTTGGGACCTTCGTGTTAGCAATGGCTTTCGTCCTAGTGAACTCTTTCAAGCTAGGAACTTTAGATTCAAAATAGTTCTCCAGGCTCTGATGCTTCAGCGATTGttctgaaaataaaacaaaggaTATCTCGATTATAATCAGGATATATGACGACGGAGGTACTTC is drawn from Brassica rapa cultivar Chiifu-401-42 chromosome A05, CAAS_Brap_v3.01, whole genome shotgun sequence and contains these coding sequences:
- the LOC103869625 gene encoding protein C2-DOMAIN ABA-RELATED 4, translated to MTTTGSLMNNLLGLLRIRIKRGVNLAVRDINSSDPYVVVKMGKQKLKTRVINKDVNPEWNEDLTLSVTDPTLTVLLTVYDHDMFSKDDKMGDAEFEIKPYIEALKMHLDGLPSGTIVTTVQPCRRNCLAEESKVTWVDGKLVQDLVLRLRHVECGEVEAQLQWIDLPGSKGL
- the LOC103869624 gene encoding outer envelope protein 64, chloroplastic: MASHASNLWVLLGLGIAGILLAAKKLKKTIREDFGAFIDKLLLLPPPQPAPPKAPHPLTGLSFAISDVFDVTGYVTGFGHPDWVRTHEAASSTCPVVSTLVEGGATCVGKTVVDELSFSISGENKHYESPTNPAAHDRIPGGACSGAAVAVATNAVDFALGIDTIGGVRVPAGYCGVLGFKSSHGAISNTGIIPVSSSLDSVGWFARDPNTLRRVGHVLLHLPFATQRNPRQIIVADDYFQLLKIPVDRITQVVTKSAEKLFGKQSLKHQSLENYFESKVPSLKEFTRTKAIANTKVPTSRLLANVMQLLQRHEFLQNHGDWINTVKPAIGPVISSQVCDNAELTNEEIENLNTIRNQTRVAINSLLKDDGVLVIPTMPTLPPKLGSKEIISEDYQNRASSLLSIASISGCCQVTVPLGHHEKCPVSVSFIARHGGDRFLLDTVQTMYASLQENSSIVADPKSSKKTISQEESAEIAKEKGNQAFKEKQWQKAIGLYSEAIKLSENNATYYSNRAAAYLEIGSFLLAEEDCTKAITLDKKNVKAYLRRGTAREMLGEYKEAMDDFRHALVLEPNNKRASLSAERLRKVFQ